From one Actinomyces sp. Marseille-P3109 genomic stretch:
- the hisS gene encoding histidine--tRNA ligase produces the protein MRTMAQARQALSSLSGFPEWLPAGRIVEQYFVDILRRTFELHGFSGIETRAVEPLSELTRKGETSKEVYLLNRLQADPAEVDSETDPRKQLGLHFDLTVPFARYVVDNAGLLTFPFKRYQIQKVWRGERPQEGRFREFIQADIDIVGDGSLPLYHDVEVPLIMHEALSALPVPPVTIHVSNRKVAQGFYQSIGIDSDQLIEVLRVVDKLDKIGPEKVAAELTQSVGASAQQAAQALRLATITGTDGEDVSGQVLRALAGAEPTELLEEGLAELTVLLEAAGRRRPGAVIADLKIARGLDYYTGTVYESFMTGHEDLGSVCSGGRYDSLATNGKRTFPGVGISIGLSRLLARVIGEELVEVSRPVPTAVLVAVTDEAHRSTSDEIADVLRARGISADVAPSAAKFGKQIKAADKRSIPFVWFPGADGEPDSVKDIRSGEQVEADATTWQPPRDDVAPRVTGCGGAVSTGTDTDAGTEADSTS, from the coding sequence ATGCGGACCATGGCACAGGCACGACAAGCTCTCTCCTCACTGTCCGGCTTTCCCGAGTGGCTCCCCGCGGGCCGCATCGTCGAGCAGTACTTCGTCGACATCCTGCGCCGTACCTTCGAGCTCCACGGCTTCAGCGGCATCGAGACCCGGGCCGTTGAGCCGCTCAGCGAGCTCACGAGGAAGGGGGAGACGTCCAAGGAGGTCTACCTCCTCAATCGCCTGCAGGCGGACCCCGCCGAGGTCGACTCTGAGACGGACCCCCGCAAGCAGCTGGGGCTCCACTTCGACCTGACCGTCCCCTTCGCCCGCTACGTCGTCGACAACGCCGGGCTCCTCACCTTCCCGTTCAAGCGCTACCAGATACAGAAGGTCTGGCGCGGTGAGCGCCCCCAGGAGGGGCGCTTCCGCGAGTTCATCCAGGCCGATATCGACATCGTCGGCGACGGCTCCCTGCCCCTCTACCACGACGTTGAAGTGCCCCTCATCATGCACGAGGCGCTCAGCGCCCTACCGGTGCCCCCGGTTACGATCCACGTCTCCAACCGCAAGGTGGCCCAGGGCTTCTACCAGTCCATCGGCATCGACTCCGACCAGCTCATCGAGGTCCTTCGCGTCGTCGACAAGCTCGACAAGATCGGCCCCGAGAAGGTGGCCGCCGAGCTCACCCAGAGCGTTGGCGCAAGCGCGCAGCAGGCGGCGCAGGCCCTCAGGCTCGCCACCATCACCGGAACCGATGGCGAGGACGTCTCCGGTCAGGTTCTGCGGGCCCTGGCCGGGGCCGAGCCCACCGAGCTCCTGGAGGAGGGCCTGGCCGAGCTGACCGTTCTGCTCGAGGCCGCCGGCCGACGCCGCCCAGGCGCCGTCATCGCCGACCTCAAGATCGCCCGTGGACTGGACTACTACACCGGTACCGTCTACGAGTCCTTCATGACCGGTCACGAGGACCTCGGCTCGGTGTGCTCGGGCGGCCGCTACGACTCCCTGGCCACCAACGGCAAACGGACCTTCCCCGGCGTGGGCATCTCCATCGGCCTGTCGCGGCTCCTGGCCCGTGTCATCGGTGAGGAGCTCGTGGAGGTCAGCCGCCCCGTGCCCACGGCGGTGCTCGTGGCGGTCACCGACGAGGCGCACCGCTCCACCTCCGATGAGATCGCCGATGTGCTGCGCGCCCGCGGCATCAGCGCTGACGTGGCTCCCAGCGCCGCCAAGTTCGGCAAGCAGATCAAGGCGGCCGACAAGCGCTCCATCCCCTTCGTGTGGTTCCCGGGTGCCGACGGCGAGCCCGACTCGGTCAAGGACATCCGCTCCGGTGAGCAGGTCGAGGCCGACGCCACCACCTGGCAACCGCCTCGTGATGACGTCGCTCCGCGGGTCACTGGGTGCGGAGGTGCGGTCAGCACCGGGACCGACACAGATGCCGGTACGGAGGCCGACTCAACCTCATGA
- a CDS encoding MBL fold metallo-hydrolase, giving the protein MILERTIAPVFAANCYVLAAGPGEPALVVDPGAGAARGALALLRSNRLTLGAILLTHGHADHVWDAQALIEAAHGAGMLASDDAVDVPVYIPEPDRYRLEEPDITTGISANGMSFTDMAGTPWRQPADIRIFPGDGFSRAIELVPGIALRAIPAPGHSEGSTLFFFEARLADNSLLYEAEVIEDDPSTADEERTYLMALDGDVIFKGSVGRTDLPGGDQVQMFGTLRFLASAIDPATILLPGHGAVTTMEHEHHGNPYLAEAKIRGGDLKA; this is encoded by the coding sequence ATGATCCTGGAGCGCACCATCGCACCCGTGTTCGCCGCCAACTGCTACGTCCTGGCCGCCGGCCCGGGAGAACCCGCCCTCGTTGTCGACCCCGGAGCCGGGGCGGCTCGCGGTGCCCTGGCCCTTCTTCGATCCAACCGCCTCACCCTGGGAGCGATCCTGCTCACCCACGGTCATGCCGACCACGTGTGGGATGCCCAGGCCCTCATCGAGGCCGCCCACGGTGCGGGCATGCTCGCCAGTGACGATGCCGTCGACGTGCCGGTCTACATCCCCGAGCCCGACCGGTACCGGCTCGAGGAGCCCGACATCACCACCGGCATCAGCGCCAACGGCATGAGCTTCACCGACATGGCCGGCACCCCATGGAGGCAGCCGGCGGACATCCGTATCTTCCCCGGGGACGGCTTCTCCCGTGCCATCGAGCTGGTCCCCGGCATCGCTCTGCGCGCGATCCCCGCACCAGGTCACTCGGAAGGCTCCACCCTGTTCTTCTTCGAGGCCCGGCTGGCGGACAATTCCCTGCTCTATGAGGCTGAGGTCATCGAGGACGACCCCTCCACCGCCGACGAGGAGCGCACTTACCTCATGGCCCTCGACGGCGACGTCATCTTCAAGGGATCCGTCGGACGCACCGACCTGCCCGGCGGCGACCAGGTGCAGATGTTCGGCACCCTGCGGTTCCTGGCCAGTGCCATCGACCCGGCCACGATCCTGCTGCCCGGGCACGGCGCCGTGACCACCATGGAGCACGAGCATCACGGCAACCCCTACCTCGCCGAGGCCAAGATCCGCGGAGGGGACCTCAAGGCCTGA
- a CDS encoding ATP-binding cassette domain-containing protein, producing MMVSWPGPVLFTTHDRAFIDEVATAVVDLDTAPWQALATAAGDKSPIGAYRCSGRYSDYLVEKAHARSSHRSLHQRQQEQRRKLTRHRRDSEIVGHSGAAPRTEVRMARKFYADRAQRVSTRRQTQDDRRLEALASTEVRRPRSYELQLGLTEPAPRRGMAVSARSAAVPGRLEPVTVDVMTGEHLLVTGANGSGKSTLLTWLGRRSAPTEDSNGSLTVSGSVFWIPQHLPRLGDPGVDEDVWVEGIGDRGQGALHPRLWNRPLSELSDGNQRRAQLALAAAAGPEVLVVDEPTNYLDLDALEMLETALRSWTGTLIVASHDRWLIEHWWGRRLHLR from the coding sequence ATGATGGTGTCATGGCCCGGACCGGTCCTGTTCACCACCCACGATCGTGCCTTCATCGACGAGGTGGCCACCGCCGTCGTCGACCTCGACACAGCGCCGTGGCAGGCGCTCGCCACCGCCGCCGGGGACAAGAGCCCCATCGGCGCCTACAGGTGCTCGGGGCGATACAGCGACTACCTCGTGGAGAAGGCGCACGCCAGGTCGTCCCACCGCAGCCTTCACCAGCGTCAGCAGGAGCAGCGGCGCAAGCTCACACGTCACCGGCGGGATTCCGAGATCGTTGGGCACAGCGGGGCAGCGCCCAGGACCGAGGTCCGTATGGCCAGGAAGTTCTACGCCGACCGCGCCCAGCGAGTCTCCACCCGGCGCCAGACGCAGGACGACCGCCGACTGGAGGCGCTCGCCAGTACCGAGGTGCGCAGGCCCCGCTCCTACGAGCTGCAGCTGGGCCTGACTGAACCGGCACCGCGAAGAGGAATGGCGGTCTCGGCCCGGTCGGCCGCCGTACCCGGGCGCCTTGAACCGGTCACGGTCGACGTCATGACAGGCGAGCACCTGCTGGTCACCGGCGCCAATGGGAGCGGGAAGTCCACGCTTCTGACCTGGTTGGGTAGGCGGTCAGCACCCACGGAGGACTCCAACGGCAGCCTCACGGTATCCGGCTCGGTGTTCTGGATACCCCAGCACCTGCCGCGTCTCGGCGACCCTGGGGTGGATGAGGACGTGTGGGTCGAGGGGATCGGGGACCGTGGCCAGGGCGCCCTGCACCCGCGCCTGTGGAACCGTCCCCTCAGCGAGCTCTCCGACGGCAACCAGCGCCGCGCCCAGCTGGCCCTGGCCGCTGCCGCCGGGCCCGAGGTGCTCGTCGTCGATGAGCCCACGAACTACCTGGACCTGGACGCCCTCGAGATGCTCGAGACCGCCCTGAGGTCATGGACGGGCACGCTCATCGTCGCTAGCCACGACCGCTGGCTCATTGAGCACTGGTGGGGGCGGCGGCTTCACCTCCGCTGA
- a CDS encoding DUF349 domain-containing protein — MKEHPVTERIQPDNRPDNQPNAEQADQPTGLDESAAQTPTEQAPTADASPTDPAVEAVASTATNTSQTQADVESSKEPEPGEPAGQSIEQSTEKSSDESASPASEDPAQTEQPAETVQAAEAAQEDATPTPAEVPAPAAAPAAPAEPAVDPQEAMDAAKWGRVDGEGRVYVQDGGTEREVGQFPDAPIAEAMAFYVRRYLDLKATIDLFATRLPQLSVREIDSTLSSISESLTEPAAVGDLEGLRARFAALKTVAAERREAVAAERAAAKEQALKERTVIVERAEAIAEQDPARTQWKNSGAELRELLESWKSAQRRGPRLDRPTEDGLWKRFSHARTTFDRHRRQFFSELDAKQAQVRAAKEALIKRAEEMQNSTDWAGTSAKYRDLLAEWKKAGRASRKEDDALWARFRAAQQVFYDARRAKDEAVDAEFAENLKVKEALVAKAEALLPIKDIKAAKKALRPIQDAWEEAGRVPRGAVRRIEGRMRAVEDAIREAENAEWRRTDPETKARAEGLAGQLQDAIAGLEKDLAAAQAAGDAKKIAEAEAALTARRAWLEQVLRSAKA, encoded by the coding sequence ATGAAGGAGCATCCCGTGACCGAGCGGATCCAGCCCGACAACCGGCCTGACAACCAGCCCAACGCTGAGCAGGCCGACCAGCCGACCGGCCTTGACGAGTCGGCAGCGCAGACTCCGACGGAGCAGGCACCAACGGCCGACGCCTCCCCCACCGATCCCGCGGTTGAGGCCGTCGCGTCAACAGCGACCAACACCTCGCAGACGCAGGCCGACGTCGAGTCCTCCAAGGAGCCCGAGCCCGGCGAGCCTGCAGGCCAGTCCATCGAGCAGTCCACAGAGAAGTCCTCTGACGAGTCGGCGTCGCCCGCCTCCGAGGATCCCGCGCAGACCGAGCAGCCGGCCGAGACGGTTCAGGCCGCCGAGGCCGCCCAGGAGGACGCCACGCCGACTCCTGCCGAGGTTCCCGCCCCTGCAGCGGCACCTGCGGCGCCCGCCGAGCCCGCTGTCGACCCGCAGGAGGCGATGGACGCCGCCAAGTGGGGGCGCGTGGACGGCGAGGGACGGGTCTATGTCCAGGACGGTGGAACCGAACGCGAGGTCGGTCAGTTCCCCGATGCTCCCATCGCCGAGGCGATGGCCTTCTACGTGCGCCGCTACCTGGACCTCAAGGCGACCATCGACCTGTTCGCCACTCGCCTTCCCCAGCTCAGCGTCCGCGAGATCGACTCGACCCTGTCCTCCATCTCTGAGTCTCTCACCGAGCCGGCCGCCGTGGGTGACCTGGAGGGGCTGCGAGCCCGCTTCGCCGCCCTCAAGACCGTGGCCGCCGAGCGCCGCGAGGCCGTGGCCGCCGAGCGCGCCGCCGCCAAGGAGCAGGCGCTCAAGGAGCGCACCGTGATCGTCGAGCGCGCCGAGGCCATCGCCGAGCAGGACCCGGCCCGCACGCAGTGGAAGAACTCCGGCGCCGAGCTGCGCGAGCTGCTCGAGTCCTGGAAGTCAGCGCAGCGGCGCGGCCCGCGCCTGGACCGCCCCACCGAGGACGGGCTGTGGAAGCGCTTCTCCCACGCCCGCACCACCTTCGACCGTCACCGTCGCCAGTTCTTCAGTGAGCTGGACGCCAAGCAGGCGCAGGTGCGGGCCGCCAAGGAGGCGCTCATCAAGCGTGCCGAGGAGATGCAGAACTCCACCGACTGGGCCGGTACCTCCGCGAAGTACCGCGACCTGCTGGCCGAGTGGAAGAAGGCCGGCCGCGCCTCCCGCAAGGAGGACGACGCCCTGTGGGCCCGCTTCCGGGCCGCCCAGCAGGTCTTCTACGACGCCCGCCGCGCCAAGGACGAGGCCGTCGACGCCGAGTTCGCCGAGAACCTCAAGGTCAAGGAGGCGCTGGTGGCCAAGGCCGAAGCGCTCCTGCCCATCAAGGACATCAAGGCCGCCAAGAAGGCCCTGCGCCCCATTCAGGACGCCTGGGAGGAGGCCGGGCGGGTCCCCCGCGGTGCCGTGCGTCGCATCGAGGGCCGCATGCGCGCCGTCGAGGACGCGATCCGGGAGGCCGAGAACGCCGAGTGGCGCCGCACCGACCCGGAGACCAAGGCCCGCGCCGAGGGCCTGGCCGGTCAGCTCCAGGACGCGATCGCCGGTCTGGAGAAGGACCTGGCAGCCGCCCAGGCCGCCGGTGACGCCAAGAAGATCGCCGAGGCCGAGGCCGCGCTGACGGCCCGCCGTGCCTGGCTCGAGCAGGTGCTGCGCTCGGCCAAGGCGTGA
- a CDS encoding MerR family transcriptional regulator — protein MVTDSGQERDGAGALDAADDAMEDGADIALTVGEVSTLLGISVRALHHWDETGLVRPCRRSDANYRLYSEADVMRIQQVLVYRQTGMSLADIKMVLDEPDTDAMTHLRRQRELLQGQISHMQQMLSSIDMVMDIQQSGARISVAEMAEIWGTDWDPVYIEEARAQWGDTEEWAESYRRKARMTRADWERAHEETVALETALAKAMRSGVEPGSPEANALARWHRKDFNRWFEVSTSKQVLIARGYVADERYARYYDKRAPGLAAWLKDVIDAGARSEGVDPATATWE, from the coding sequence ATGGTGACGGATTCCGGGCAGGAGCGTGACGGAGCCGGAGCGCTCGACGCAGCGGATGATGCTATGGAAGACGGTGCGGATATCGCGCTGACAGTCGGCGAGGTCTCAACGCTCCTGGGCATCAGCGTCAGGGCGCTGCACCACTGGGACGAGACCGGTCTGGTGCGTCCCTGCCGGCGCAGTGACGCCAACTACCGCCTCTACTCTGAAGCGGACGTCATGCGTATTCAGCAGGTTCTCGTCTATCGGCAGACCGGCATGAGCCTGGCCGATATCAAGATGGTCCTTGATGAGCCGGATACGGACGCCATGACGCACCTGCGCCGTCAGCGTGAGCTGCTGCAAGGACAGATCTCCCACATGCAGCAGATGCTTAGCTCCATCGACATGGTGATGGATATACAGCAGTCGGGAGCGAGGATCTCTGTGGCTGAGATGGCGGAGATCTGGGGGACCGACTGGGATCCTGTCTATATTGAGGAGGCCCGTGCTCAGTGGGGTGACACGGAGGAGTGGGCAGAGTCCTACCGGCGTAAGGCCCGGATGACTCGCGCCGACTGGGAACGGGCGCACGAGGAGACTGTCGCTCTGGAGACCGCGCTGGCTAAAGCGATGCGCAGCGGCGTCGAGCCGGGAAGCCCCGAGGCCAATGCCCTGGCGCGGTGGCACCGCAAGGACTTCAACCGGTGGTTCGAGGTCTCCACCTCTAAGCAGGTGCTCATCGCCCGCGGCTACGTGGCGGACGAGCGTTACGCCCGGTACTACGACAAACGCGCGCCAGGGCTGGCGGCCTGGCTCAAGGACGTCATCGACGCCGGCGCCAGGTCTGAAGGAGTGGACCCCGCGACCGCCACCTGGGAGTAG
- a CDS encoding RelA/SpoT family protein, whose translation MTETKSSPDTSGDSVVPGSRVRSRLAWFGSRGHSTPAAIEPLLRAVRANHPKADTSLIVRAYEVAEKAHAGQRRKSGEPYITHPVAVATILAELGMTAQTLAAAVLHDTVEDTDYTLDRLRADFGDEITLLVDGVTKLDKLQYGEAAQAETVRKMIIAMSKDIRVLVIKLGDRLHNARTWKYVSAENAARKAKETLEIYAPLAHRLGMNTIKWELEDRSFKALYPGVYEEIEHMVAERAPAREEYLRQVRLQIEEDLRINKIKGAVTGRPKHYYSIYQKMIVRGKDFDDIYDLVAVRVIVDTVQDCYAVLGSLHSRWTPMSGRFKDYIAVPKFNLYQSLHTTVVGPGGKPVEIQIRTHEMHRMAEYGVAAHWRYKEDPNASGPSSLGGRPGDSDQGDISWLRQLIDWQKETQDPSEFLDALRYEMAGDQVYVFTPKGDVLALPAGATPVDFAYAVHTEVGHRTVGARVNSRLVPLDTRLENGDTVEVFTSKAINAGPSRDWLTFVGSTRARNKIRSWFSKERREEAIEEGKGAIARTLRKQNLPIQRLMSHETLMNVAKTLDKVDIDGLYAAVGEGHVSAQHVVDTLVATMGGEDGAEETLAEGVLPTRATVHRRPRTADAGVVVAGMEEGDVYVKLARCCTPMPGDPIVGFITRGSGVSVHRADCQNVHQLRREPERLITVSWADHAQSAYLVQVEVEALDRGGLLADVTRALADSHVNLVSANIATSRDRVVTGRFVVELAEVGHLDHTLAALRRIDGVFEARRSLSTARRSD comes from the coding sequence ATGACGGAGACGAAGAGCAGCCCAGACACGTCGGGTGACAGTGTTGTCCCCGGCTCGCGCGTGCGCAGCCGTCTGGCCTGGTTCGGCTCACGTGGACACTCCACCCCGGCGGCCATTGAGCCGCTGCTGCGCGCGGTGCGCGCCAACCACCCCAAAGCGGACACGAGCCTCATCGTGCGCGCCTACGAGGTCGCTGAGAAGGCCCATGCCGGCCAACGGCGCAAGTCCGGGGAGCCCTACATCACTCACCCGGTGGCGGTGGCCACGATCCTGGCCGAGCTCGGCATGACGGCCCAGACCCTGGCCGCCGCCGTCCTGCACGACACCGTGGAGGACACCGACTACACCCTCGACCGCCTGCGCGCCGACTTCGGTGACGAGATCACGCTGCTCGTCGACGGCGTCACCAAGCTCGACAAGCTCCAGTACGGTGAGGCCGCCCAGGCCGAGACCGTGCGCAAGATGATCATCGCGATGTCCAAGGACATCCGCGTCCTGGTCATCAAGCTCGGCGACCGGCTCCACAACGCTCGCACCTGGAAGTACGTCTCCGCGGAGAACGCCGCCCGCAAGGCCAAGGAGACCCTGGAGATCTACGCACCGCTCGCCCACCGCCTGGGAATGAACACGATCAAGTGGGAGCTGGAGGACCGCTCCTTCAAGGCCCTCTACCCGGGCGTGTACGAGGAGATCGAGCACATGGTGGCCGAGCGGGCCCCGGCGCGCGAGGAGTACCTGCGCCAGGTGCGCCTCCAGATCGAGGAGGACCTGCGGATCAACAAGATCAAGGGCGCCGTCACCGGCCGGCCCAAGCACTACTACTCGATCTACCAGAAGATGATCGTGCGGGGTAAGGACTTCGACGACATCTACGACCTGGTGGCGGTGCGGGTCATCGTCGACACCGTCCAGGACTGCTACGCGGTACTCGGCTCCCTGCACTCGCGCTGGACTCCCATGAGTGGGCGCTTCAAGGACTACATCGCCGTTCCCAAGTTCAACCTCTACCAGTCGCTGCACACCACGGTCGTGGGGCCGGGCGGCAAGCCGGTGGAGATCCAGATCCGCACCCATGAGATGCACCGCATGGCGGAGTACGGCGTGGCGGCGCACTGGCGCTACAAGGAGGACCCCAACGCCTCAGGCCCCAGTTCCCTGGGAGGCAGGCCCGGGGACTCCGACCAGGGAGACATCAGCTGGCTGCGTCAGCTCATCGACTGGCAGAAGGAGACCCAGGACCCCTCGGAGTTCCTCGACGCCCTGCGTTACGAGATGGCCGGGGATCAGGTCTACGTCTTCACCCCCAAGGGCGACGTCCTGGCCCTTCCCGCGGGAGCGACCCCGGTGGACTTCGCCTACGCCGTTCACACCGAGGTCGGGCACCGCACGGTGGGCGCGCGCGTCAACAGCCGCCTGGTGCCCTTGGACACGCGCCTGGAGAACGGCGACACCGTGGAGGTCTTCACCTCCAAGGCCATCAACGCCGGGCCCTCGCGCGACTGGCTCACCTTCGTCGGCTCCACTCGTGCCCGCAACAAGATCCGCTCCTGGTTCTCCAAGGAGCGCCGCGAGGAGGCCATCGAGGAGGGCAAGGGCGCCATCGCCCGAACTCTGCGCAAGCAGAACCTGCCCATCCAGCGTCTCATGAGCCACGAGACCCTCATGAACGTGGCCAAGACCCTCGACAAGGTCGACATCGACGGTCTCTACGCAGCCGTGGGGGAGGGGCACGTCTCTGCCCAGCATGTCGTCGACACCCTGGTCGCCACCATGGGCGGGGAGGACGGCGCCGAGGAGACTCTCGCGGAGGGCGTCCTGCCCACCCGGGCAACGGTGCACCGACGCCCGCGCACCGCCGACGCCGGAGTCGTCGTCGCCGGCATGGAGGAGGGCGACGTCTACGTCAAACTGGCACGGTGCTGCACCCCCATGCCGGGCGACCCTATCGTCGGCTTCATCACCAGGGGCTCGGGCGTCTCGGTACACCGGGCGGACTGCCAGAACGTCCATCAGCTCCGACGCGAGCCCGAGCGGCTCATCACCGTCTCCTGGGCGGACCACGCCCAGTCCGCCTACCTGGTCCAGGTGGAGGTTGAGGCCCTCGACCGCGGAGGCCTGCTCGCTGACGTCACCCGGGCGCTCGCAGACAGCCATGTCAACCTCGTCAGTGCCAACATCGCCACCAGCCGCGACCGGGTCGTCACCGGCCGGTTCGTCGTCGAGCTGGCCGAGGTCGGCCACCTGGACCACACGCTGGCGGCCCTGCGACGCATCGACGGCGTCTTCGAGGCACGCAGGAGCCTGTCCACGGCCCGGCGCTCCGACTAA
- a CDS encoding adenine phosphoribosyltransferase, which produces MTTSVAHYETVPESLTRLVMSHLREIPDFPEPGVLFRDITPLLADGQAFAELIDGLADHYRGRIDAVAGLESRGFILAAPLAVRLGIGMITVRKGGKLPGPVIGLDYALEYGTARMELRPETVAQGARVLVIDDVLATGGTAAASICLIEQAGASVEAICMLLELAELGGRRQLGGRKVDSVVIF; this is translated from the coding sequence ATGACCACCTCCGTGGCCCACTACGAGACGGTTCCCGAGTCTCTGACCAGGCTGGTCATGAGCCACCTGCGAGAGATCCCCGACTTCCCCGAGCCCGGGGTCCTCTTCCGGGACATCACCCCTCTTCTGGCCGACGGCCAGGCCTTCGCCGAGCTCATCGACGGGCTCGCCGACCACTACCGAGGTCGGATCGACGCCGTGGCGGGTCTGGAGTCTCGCGGATTCATCCTGGCGGCGCCCCTGGCCGTCAGGCTCGGAATCGGCATGATCACTGTGCGTAAGGGCGGTAAGCTCCCCGGCCCGGTCATCGGCTTGGACTACGCCCTGGAGTACGGCACGGCCCGCATGGAGCTGCGCCCCGAGACGGTTGCGCAGGGCGCGCGCGTCCTGGTGATCGATGACGTCCTGGCCACCGGAGGGACCGCCGCGGCCTCCATCTGCCTCATTGAGCAGGCCGGTGCCTCGGTGGAGGCCATTTGCATGCTCCTGGAGCTGGCCGAACTCGGCGGTCGGCGCCAGCTGGGTGGGCGCAAGGTCGACTCGGTCGTCATCTTCTAG
- the secF gene encoding protein translocase subunit SecF: MKSLATLGNELYSAKTSIPFVGKRRIWYLIAVVVIAGSATLLATVGLTPGIDFKGGSEITVVGLSSPSERPGNDVLSKEDLTAGSSVTTMGSSSVRVQTSELSKDRLDSLAGKLANAYKTDISNVSATTVGPTWSSDVTKKAARGLVLFFIFVGLLIWAYFRTWKMAAAALLALCHDIVVTVGIYALSGFEVTPATIIGVLTILGYSLYDTVVVFDKIRENTEGFEAQSRSTYAELANLAVNQTFIRSINTSVVGVLPVASLLVVGAFILGAGTLRDIALTLFIGMIAGTLSSIFLATPLLVDLRSREKRIKEHNAKVDAARQQRREEAGDDVEELAKIDAAPAASPVTPGHHLGVAAQPKRKKKRR, translated from the coding sequence GTGAAGTCTCTCGCCACGCTCGGTAACGAGCTCTACTCGGCCAAGACGTCCATCCCCTTCGTGGGTAAGCGACGGATCTGGTACCTCATCGCCGTCGTCGTCATCGCCGGCTCGGCCACGCTCCTGGCCACCGTGGGGCTGACCCCGGGAATCGACTTCAAGGGCGGCTCGGAGATCACCGTGGTGGGCCTGTCCTCGCCCTCGGAGCGTCCCGGCAACGATGTCCTGTCCAAAGAGGACCTGACCGCCGGCTCGTCGGTGACGACCATGGGATCGTCCTCGGTGCGCGTTCAGACCAGCGAGCTGAGCAAGGATCGCCTCGACTCCCTGGCGGGCAAGCTCGCCAACGCCTACAAGACCGACATCTCCAACGTCTCGGCCACGACCGTGGGGCCGACCTGGTCCTCCGACGTGACCAAGAAGGCGGCCCGAGGACTGGTCCTGTTCTTCATCTTCGTCGGACTGCTCATCTGGGCGTACTTCCGAACCTGGAAGATGGCGGCGGCGGCGCTGCTGGCCCTGTGCCATGACATCGTCGTCACCGTGGGCATCTACGCCCTATCCGGTTTCGAGGTCACCCCGGCCACGATCATCGGTGTACTGACGATCCTGGGGTACTCCCTCTATGACACGGTGGTGGTCTTCGACAAGATTCGGGAGAACACCGAAGGCTTCGAGGCCCAGAGCCGCTCCACCTACGCGGAGCTGGCGAACCTGGCGGTCAACCAGACCTTCATCCGCTCGATCAACACCTCTGTGGTCGGCGTGCTCCCGGTCGCCTCGCTCCTGGTCGTCGGCGCCTTCATCCTGGGGGCCGGGACGCTGCGCGACATCGCCCTGACCCTGTTCATCGGCATGATCGCGGGCACCCTGTCCTCGATCTTCCTGGCCACCCCCCTTCTGGTGGATCTGCGCTCACGCGAGAAGCGCATCAAGGAGCACAACGCCAAGGTGGACGCGGCTCGACAGCAGCGCCGTGAGGAGGCCGGCGACGACGTCGAGGAGCTGGCTAAGATCGATGCGGCCCCAGCCGCCTCACCCGTCACCCCTGGCCACCACCTCGGTGTGGCGGCTCAGCCCAAGAGGAAGAAGAAGCGCAGATGA